The proteins below are encoded in one region of Parvicella tangerina:
- a CDS encoding OmpA family protein yields MKPAKNFIEEFVLFPIAKPIDLPEVRYDYDDTLLQVINGQINSKDSLNDLYDLMVEHPTWVVELQAHTDCRGSIPYNLKLSQGRANSCVEYLISKGIQRERLVPVGYGEGVPKDGLTCEYIASLPTTEEQEAAHQKNRRTQFKILSTDYQPE; encoded by the coding sequence TTGAAACCAGCAAAAAATTTTATCGAGGAGTTTGTTCTTTTCCCTATAGCCAAGCCTATTGACCTTCCTGAGGTTAGATATGATTATGACGACACCTTACTTCAGGTAATTAATGGCCAAATCAACTCCAAAGACTCTTTAAACGATCTTTATGATCTGATGGTTGAGCATCCTACCTGGGTAGTTGAGTTACAAGCCCATACAGACTGCAGAGGATCTATCCCCTATAATCTAAAATTGTCACAAGGAAGAGCAAATTCGTGTGTTGAATATCTGATTTCTAAAGGTATTCAACGCGAACGACTTGTACCCGTAGGCTATGGAGAAGGAGTTCCTAAGGATGGCTTAACTTGCGAATACATCGCCTCCTTACCAACCACCGAAGAGCAAGAAGCCGCACATCAAAAAAACCGGAGGACACAGTTTAAGATATTAAGTACAGACTACCAACCAGAGTAG
- a CDS encoding ABC transporter permease subunit — protein MNKNLFTKELKRSRKNLIVWTSIVVGFTFMVLAIFPFMEDMGKDMVELMDKMPPEIGKAFGMDSQTWSNILGFYSTYYGVYIVVLISIYTASTGANILSKEERERTAEFLMTKPVTRWEIFKTKMTTLFTLAMIIFVIQTVSAIIGLMLFGNDTFEWRIFTIMQLSGLVLMIFFTTCGVTLSMFLTPKKNFMGMVVGLTFGTYFLNAIAKSTDQTTFLGYFSPFHYFDFTVFDPDYAFNFIGAAIFLIISFGLLYLSYTTYVKKDISG, from the coding sequence ATGAATAAAAACCTCTTTACGAAAGAACTGAAAAGAAGCAGAAAAAATCTGATTGTATGGACATCAATTGTCGTAGGATTTACCTTCATGGTTTTGGCCATTTTCCCGTTTATGGAAGACATGGGAAAGGATATGGTTGAATTAATGGACAAAATGCCACCCGAGATAGGTAAGGCATTTGGAATGGATAGTCAAACCTGGTCAAATATTCTTGGGTTTTACAGTACTTATTACGGAGTTTACATTGTTGTTTTGATAAGCATCTATACAGCTTCAACTGGTGCGAATATCCTTTCTAAGGAGGAGCGAGAGAGAACAGCTGAGTTTCTAATGACCAAACCCGTTACCCGATGGGAAATTTTCAAAACGAAGATGACGACATTGTTTACATTGGCTATGATCATATTTGTGATTCAAACGGTGTCTGCCATTATAGGTTTGATGTTGTTTGGAAATGATACTTTTGAATGGAGAATCTTTACGATCATGCAGTTAAGCGGACTGGTGCTGATGATTTTCTTCACGACTTGTGGAGTTACGTTGTCGATGTTTTTAACACCTAAGAAGAATTTTATGGGAATGGTTGTTGGCTTGACGTTTGGTACCTACTTTCTTAACGCCATTGCAAAATCAACAGATCAGACAACTTTTTTAGGGTACTTCTCACCGTTTCATTATTTTGATTTTACCGTATTTGATCCAGATTATGCGTTCAATTTCATTGGGGCCGCTATCTTCTTAATCATCTCTTTCGGGTTACTTTATCTATCGTATACTACTTATGTGAAGAAAGATATTAGTGGGTAG
- a CDS encoding sulfotransferase — MNNGRKDNIILFSVPRSGSSWLSEVLTFHQEIRLVHEPDNEINSIFGLLHKIGLHRFPFLKEKDDSNSFIELFATAFNFEIVDHSDWQNKLIKKILRLSNEKLQRNVNLKGIALDKSIPLDKIWKRLVTGKRTNKRTLIKSVHASLAIPFLVDNIDFIPVVLKRHPLNTFSSYTNMGMPDGNRKLYLNRRLLSHFGIESIDSPIEKSSSFLSGYQLGVFEVSYIKNQSYESIHFVDYESVISNPFEEVHQLCEKLNINFGTHTKTFMESKFKRGDGYKTNRDISDHHTVWKNRLTTKQVDDFLKGYELAFGSINFEV; from the coding sequence ATGAACAATGGAAGAAAAGATAACATTATTCTATTCAGTGTACCAAGATCAGGCTCCTCCTGGCTCTCTGAAGTCCTTACTTTTCATCAAGAGATCAGATTAGTTCATGAGCCAGACAATGAGATTAACTCTATTTTTGGGTTACTACATAAAATAGGTCTTCACCGATTTCCTTTTCTTAAGGAAAAAGATGACTCAAACAGTTTCATTGAACTTTTTGCAACAGCCTTTAATTTTGAAATTGTAGATCACAGTGATTGGCAAAATAAACTAATAAAAAAGATTCTTCGGTTAAGTAATGAAAAATTGCAAAGGAATGTTAATTTGAAAGGCATTGCCCTAGACAAGTCAATTCCACTTGACAAAATATGGAAAAGATTAGTTACTGGAAAACGGACAAATAAACGAACCTTAATTAAAAGCGTCCATGCTAGCCTAGCAATACCTTTTCTTGTAGACAATATTGATTTCATTCCCGTAGTCCTCAAAAGACACCCCTTGAACACGTTCTCCAGCTACACAAATATGGGAATGCCAGACGGGAATAGAAAACTTTACTTAAACCGTAGGTTGCTTTCACACTTTGGAATAGAGTCAATAGATTCACCAATTGAAAAGTCAAGTAGCTTTCTATCTGGCTATCAGCTAGGGGTATTTGAAGTTTCATACATAAAAAATCAGTCCTACGAGTCAATACATTTTGTAGATTACGAAAGCGTTATTTCAAATCCATTTGAAGAAGTTCATCAACTCTGCGAGAAATTGAATATCAACTTCGGTACTCATACAAAAACGTTTATGGAGTCTAAGTTCAAGAGAGGAGATGGTTACAAAACTAATCGAGACATCTCAGACCATCATACTGTCTGGAAAAATCGATTAACAACTAAGCAAGTTGATGATTTTTTAAAAGGTTATGAGTTAGCCTTTGGTTCGATTAACTTTGAGGTATAA
- a CDS encoding CvfB family protein, whose amino-acid sequence MIEIGAFNTLRAKRNTINGWYLACPDDEEVLLPNKYIPEGFKTNDLLEVFVYKDSEDRIVATTENPYAIVGEFSNLKVKDVSKIGAFLDWGLEKDLLVPFGEQKRKLEVGEHAIVYVYLDEQTGRIAASCKVDKFLESLDEEYKEGEEVDLLIYRKTDLGYEAIIDDHALGLIYTSEIHQKIKIGDRLDGYIANIREDGKIDLRLQKTGMDHLDEVSKVILNGLVAAGGFLPLHDKSSPSEIKQQFQISKKAFKKAIGILYKKRMIEIQDKGIKAV is encoded by the coding sequence ATGATAGAAATAGGTGCATTCAATACGCTCAGAGCCAAAAGAAACACAATTAACGGATGGTATTTGGCTTGTCCTGATGATGAAGAAGTCTTACTTCCAAATAAGTACATTCCTGAAGGTTTTAAGACAAATGATCTCCTTGAGGTGTTTGTCTACAAGGATTCTGAAGATCGGATTGTCGCAACAACGGAAAACCCTTATGCTATTGTTGGAGAATTCAGTAATCTGAAAGTAAAAGATGTCAGTAAGATCGGTGCATTTCTAGATTGGGGTCTGGAAAAAGACCTTTTAGTGCCTTTTGGGGAACAAAAGCGAAAACTAGAAGTTGGAGAGCATGCTATTGTATATGTTTACCTTGATGAACAAACTGGACGAATAGCTGCGAGCTGCAAGGTTGACAAGTTTCTTGAATCACTGGACGAGGAGTATAAAGAAGGTGAAGAAGTGGATCTCCTGATCTACAGAAAAACGGATTTGGGATATGAAGCAATCATAGATGACCATGCACTAGGCTTAATCTATACTTCTGAAATTCATCAAAAAATTAAAATTGGTGATCGTTTAGATGGATATATTGCTAACATTCGAGAGGACGGTAAAATCGACTTAAGACTCCAAAAAACAGGAATGGACCACCTTGATGAAGTTTCTAAGGTAATTTTAAATGGACTTGTAGCTGCCGGAGGTTTTTTACCATTGCACGATAAGTCCTCACCATCTGAGATCAAGCAACAATTTCAAATCAGTAAAAAGGCCTTTAAAAAAGCCATTGGTATTCTTTATAAGAAAAGAATGATTGAAATTCAAGACAAGGGGATCAAGGCCGTTTAA
- a CDS encoding helix-turn-helix domain-containing protein, giving the protein MNDFIAVDTITQAHEMLGLEKPLHPLVSVVPHTKELEDQFKFLSASDYTVVLNLYTVMLKGGCTGSLRYGRNSYDFEEGTLIFTGPGQIIEAEEMDDSEPAEIEGWTLMFHPDLIRKSPLGQHIDDYSFFSYDVNEALHLSDQEKASIGEIIAKIQQEVAQNIDKHSQKLIVSNIELLLDYCTRYYDRQFYTRTNQSSDFVSKFERYLKDYFSSDQPFENGIPTVKSCGEYMGMSPNYLSDLLKKETGTNAQEHIHNALVNRAKTELLSSSNAVGQVAFSLGFEYSQHFSKLFKKKTGMTPKEYRSQN; this is encoded by the coding sequence ATGAATGATTTTATTGCTGTTGACACGATAACGCAAGCTCATGAAATGCTTGGATTGGAAAAGCCGTTACACCCGCTAGTATCTGTTGTTCCACACACAAAGGAGCTAGAAGATCAGTTCAAGTTTCTTTCTGCATCTGACTACACGGTCGTCTTAAACTTATACACGGTTATGCTTAAAGGAGGTTGCACCGGCTCTTTACGGTATGGAAGAAACTCTTATGACTTTGAGGAAGGCACATTAATATTCACGGGTCCAGGCCAAATAATAGAAGCCGAAGAAATGGATGACTCCGAACCTGCCGAAATAGAGGGTTGGACGCTGATGTTTCACCCTGACTTGATCCGTAAATCTCCCTTAGGTCAGCATATTGATGACTATTCCTTCTTTTCTTACGATGTCAACGAAGCACTGCATCTGTCCGATCAGGAGAAGGCAAGCATTGGAGAAATCATTGCAAAGATTCAGCAAGAAGTCGCTCAAAATATTGATAAACACAGTCAAAAATTGATTGTATCGAACATTGAGCTATTATTGGATTACTGCACAAGGTATTACGACCGACAATTCTACACAAGAACTAATCAGAGCAGTGACTTTGTTTCAAAATTCGAAAGATATTTGAAAGACTATTTTAGTTCTGATCAACCTTTTGAGAATGGTATTCCTACGGTAAAGTCATGTGGTGAGTACATGGGGATGTCTCCCAATTACCTCAGCGATCTTTTAAAGAAAGAAACTGGAACGAATGCTCAGGAGCATATTCACAATGCGTTAGTCAACCGGGCTAAAACCGAGTTGTTGAGTTCTTCTAATGCTGTTGGTCAAGTTGCTTTTAGTTTGGGGTTTGAATATTCTCAGCATTTTAGCAAGCTATTCAAGAAAAAAACTGGAATGACACCTAAGGAATATCGATCGCAAAACTAG
- a CDS encoding sulfotransferase family protein produces the protein MKRIFIVGIARSGTTLLQSMIGNHPEICTFPETHFFSATLPKQKILRFLHKITPDHKELVRHFFEENRLNGYKPYSGNSRDLNQWVKHLTQLMDNIAISNDQNCWLEKTPMHLYFIDLIEKNTDNCFFIHTIRDPKANIAALFDVSKKHPNAFKQTSLKKAINRYIKEIYISERYLKRQNHLHVYYEDLVEQPKQVMTNVFNFLDLSFKDKEFDYRQSASSIISQDETWKANNTKELKLIDKVKERLTIDEVKQVEEALVDYEPSLLARYDQN, from the coding sequence ATGAAAAGAATTTTCATCGTAGGCATAGCTAGATCGGGTACCACACTGCTTCAAAGCATGATCGGAAACCACCCAGAAATCTGTACTTTTCCAGAAACACACTTCTTTTCGGCAACACTTCCTAAACAAAAAATCCTGCGATTTTTGCATAAAATCACTCCTGATCATAAAGAGCTGGTCAGGCATTTTTTTGAAGAGAATCGGCTAAACGGATATAAACCTTATTCGGGTAATTCAAGAGACCTCAACCAATGGGTAAAACACTTGACTCAATTGATGGATAATATTGCGATCTCAAACGATCAGAATTGCTGGCTGGAAAAAACTCCGATGCATCTTTACTTTATTGACCTGATCGAAAAGAATACTGATAATTGCTTCTTCATTCATACAATTCGGGACCCTAAGGCTAATATCGCAGCGCTTTTTGACGTCAGCAAGAAACACCCTAATGCTTTCAAACAGACTTCTTTGAAAAAAGCAATAAATCGATACATCAAAGAAATTTACATTAGCGAACGTTACCTTAAGAGACAAAATCACCTTCACGTTTATTACGAAGATTTAGTAGAGCAACCCAAACAGGTTATGACAAATGTTTTTAATTTTTTAGACCTAAGTTTCAAGGATAAAGAATTCGATTATCGCCAAAGTGCAAGTAGCATAATCAGTCAAGATGAAACCTGGAAAGCAAACAATACTAAAGAGCTAAAACTAATTGATAAAGTTAAAGAGCGTTTAACCATTGATGAAGTAAAACAGGTTGAAGAAGCCTTAGTCGATTACGAACCATCTCTACTAGCAAGGTATGACCAAAATTAA
- a CDS encoding cold-shock protein: protein MKEGTVKFFDRTKGFGFIVAESGEEIFVHQTGLVDEINDKDKVSYEEGEGRRGIVATQVRVIRD from the coding sequence ATGAAAGAAGGAACAGTTAAGTTCTTTGACAGAACAAAAGGATTTGGTTTTATTGTAGCTGAATCAGGAGAAGAAATCTTTGTACACCAAACAGGTCTAGTTGATGAGATCAACGATAAAGACAAAGTTTCGTACGAAGAAGGTGAAGGAAGAAGAGGCATCGTTGCCACACAAGTAAGAGTAATCAGAGATTAA
- a CDS encoding sodium:solute symporter family protein, with the protein MGTQLAFVDYAIIIGFFIVSLLIGVLVSRQSGKSSEDFFLSGRNMPWWLLGVSMVATTFAADTPGLVTDLVRGNGGVYANWVWWAFLLTGLLTVFFYSNLWRRSGVTTDLEYYELRYKGKSASFLRGFRAVYLGVIFNIITMAGVCLAGIKIGNILLGWEAWETLLYAGTVTVIYSALGGLKSVLITDFFQFAIAMVGSIWATYYIVNMPSIGGLEAMVLNENVSDSLSILPSGLDTETLITLLIIPLAVQWWSVWYPGAEPGGGGYIAQRMLAAKNEKHATFATLFFNVAHYALRPWPWILVGLASLIVYPKLVSGDDANIEIPEERMLQLDQDVDEESFVLFNKFISDQIENQDSDKEEYIRLENVVNSNPDTYQVKALVYLYDQKSNHGESDVDILKTESLVSLYLGNPLVTPDKLGHDLAYSAMVSKLPKGLIGLVVASLIAAFMSTISTQLNWGSSYIVNDVYKRFINKEASNKSQVLVGRVSIVLLMLAAALLSMVFENAKSVFDIMLAVGAGTGLLFILRWFWKRINPYSEIAAMVISFLVALFFFVNGKLSDKIIDLPSHWILVLSVAITTVGWIVVTLLTNPTDEETINEFNEKIFPSGNKFENFGVKVLGFFAATFGIYAALFATGYAIYGEAKEFMIAGGIFLVATTVIIRFRKKMFG; encoded by the coding sequence ATGGGAACTCAATTAGCCTTTGTAGACTACGCCATCATCATTGGCTTTTTCATTGTTTCATTGCTCATTGGCGTGCTGGTAAGCAGGCAATCGGGTAAAAGCTCTGAAGACTTCTTTTTATCGGGTCGAAATATGCCCTGGTGGTTACTGGGGGTTTCCATGGTTGCAACCACTTTTGCTGCTGATACGCCAGGATTAGTAACCGATCTTGTACGAGGAAATGGTGGGGTGTATGCCAACTGGGTATGGTGGGCATTCCTGTTGACTGGACTTTTGACTGTGTTCTTTTATTCCAATCTATGGAGAAGATCTGGGGTGACAACAGATTTGGAGTATTACGAATTGAGGTATAAAGGAAAATCCGCTTCATTTCTAAGAGGATTTCGAGCGGTATATCTTGGGGTCATCTTCAACATCATTACGATGGCAGGCGTCTGTTTAGCTGGGATCAAAATTGGAAATATTCTACTTGGCTGGGAAGCATGGGAAACCTTGTTGTATGCAGGGACTGTAACTGTAATCTACTCGGCTCTTGGAGGATTGAAAAGCGTTTTAATAACGGATTTCTTTCAGTTTGCGATAGCTATGGTTGGATCGATTTGGGCTACTTATTATATCGTAAATATGCCTTCTATAGGTGGTTTAGAAGCAATGGTATTAAATGAAAACGTAAGTGATAGTTTATCGATTCTTCCATCAGGATTGGATACAGAAACACTGATCACGTTGTTGATCATTCCTTTAGCTGTTCAATGGTGGAGTGTGTGGTATCCAGGCGCAGAGCCAGGTGGAGGTGGGTACATCGCTCAAAGGATGTTAGCGGCAAAAAATGAAAAGCACGCGACTTTTGCCACCTTGTTTTTCAATGTTGCTCACTATGCGCTAAGACCTTGGCCTTGGATCTTAGTTGGTTTAGCTTCATTGATCGTCTATCCCAAGTTAGTGAGTGGTGATGATGCTAACATTGAAATTCCGGAAGAAAGAATGCTTCAACTTGATCAAGATGTAGATGAGGAATCTTTTGTATTATTCAATAAATTCATTTCGGATCAAATTGAGAATCAGGACAGTGATAAAGAAGAATATATTAGGTTGGAAAATGTAGTTAACAGTAATCCAGACACCTACCAAGTGAAAGCCTTGGTGTACTTGTATGATCAAAAGAGCAATCACGGTGAATCAGATGTAGACATTCTCAAAACAGAATCCTTGGTTTCGTTATATTTAGGAAACCCTCTAGTTACGCCAGATAAGTTGGGGCATGATCTCGCCTACAGTGCTATGGTGAGTAAACTTCCCAAAGGATTGATAGGACTAGTTGTAGCATCATTAATTGCGGCCTTTATGAGTACGATCTCCACTCAGTTGAACTGGGGTTCCTCGTACATTGTAAATGATGTTTATAAACGGTTTATCAATAAAGAGGCGAGTAACAAAAGTCAAGTATTGGTAGGAAGAGTTTCTATTGTTTTGTTAATGCTGGCCGCAGCTCTTTTATCTATGGTCTTTGAGAATGCAAAATCTGTATTTGATATTATGCTAGCCGTTGGGGCAGGAACAGGACTTCTCTTTATTTTACGCTGGTTTTGGAAGCGAATCAATCCTTACAGTGAAATTGCAGCAATGGTCATCTCATTTCTAGTTGCGCTATTCTTTTTTGTCAATGGAAAACTATCCGATAAAATAATTGACTTGCCCAGTCATTGGATTTTGGTTTTAAGTGTAGCAATAACAACAGTTGGTTGGATCGTGGTAACGTTACTGACAAACCCAACTGATGAGGAGACTATTAATGAGTTTAACGAGAAAATCTTTCCTTCTGGCAATAAGTTTGAGAATTTTGGAGTCAAAGTTTTAGGTTTCTTCGCAGCAACATTTGGAATTTATGCTGCATTATTCGCTACCGGGTATGCCATTTATGGAGAAGCCAAGGAGTTTATGATTGCTGGAGGTATATTCTTAGTTGCTACGACTGTGATTATAAGGTTTAGAAAGAAGATGTTTGGGTAA
- a CDS encoding ecdysteroid 22-kinase family protein — MEEFLRYILQVTGAIDVTQEEEIQQLWSGYGTLYRLHLSGTDFPFAILKWIEPPMVSSHPRGWNTSFGNQRKLKSYQVEANWYKNYNKFCSHDLKYPKLYGFLEKKQLTLLIMEDLTCEGYQTKSEELSEVEVKNTLRWLAKFHAQFMGVQPDGLWEVGTYWHLDTRPEELEKMENEILKENASFFDRKLNECTYQTIIHGDAKQANFAYKDDQVAAFDFQYVGGGCGMKDVIYFLSSCLSEDQIKSLEGELLGIYFSELKKHLEGKYEKKHTEIEQEWRSLYAIAWADFARFLNGWSPGHWKMNDYVGRQVQKVIG, encoded by the coding sequence ATGGAAGAGTTTTTACGATACATACTACAGGTTACAGGAGCAATTGATGTAACCCAAGAAGAGGAAATACAACAACTTTGGAGTGGATATGGAACACTCTATCGACTTCATTTATCGGGTACAGATTTTCCTTTCGCGATTTTGAAATGGATAGAACCGCCAATGGTTAGTAGTCACCCACGGGGTTGGAATACTTCATTTGGGAACCAGAGAAAACTTAAATCATATCAGGTTGAAGCCAACTGGTATAAAAACTACAACAAGTTTTGTTCTCATGACCTAAAGTATCCCAAGTTATATGGGTTTCTAGAGAAGAAGCAGCTGACTTTATTGATTATGGAGGATTTAACATGTGAGGGATATCAAACGAAATCAGAAGAACTTTCGGAAGTTGAAGTTAAAAATACCTTGCGTTGGTTAGCTAAATTTCATGCCCAGTTCATGGGGGTGCAGCCAGATGGACTATGGGAGGTTGGGACTTATTGGCATTTGGATACACGTCCTGAGGAACTGGAAAAGATGGAAAACGAAATTTTAAAAGAAAATGCATCCTTTTTTGACAGAAAACTAAATGAATGTACATACCAAACGATCATTCATGGTGATGCCAAACAAGCGAATTTTGCGTACAAGGATGATCAGGTTGCTGCATTTGATTTTCAATATGTTGGTGGTGGATGTGGAATGAAAGATGTGATCTACTTTTTGAGTAGCTGTTTGTCAGAAGATCAAATTAAGTCGCTGGAAGGAGAATTGCTCGGGATCTATTTTTCTGAACTAAAAAAACACTTAGAAGGGAAGTATGAGAAAAAGCACACCGAAATAGAGCAGGAATGGAGGTCCTTGTATGCCATCGCATGGGCAGATTTCGCAAGATTTTTGAATGGATGGAGTCCTGGACACTGGAAGATGAATGATTATGTAGGGAGACAAGTGCAAAAAGTAATAGGGTAG
- a CDS encoding SDR family oxidoreductase, with the protein MTTIDKTKPVLVTGATGYVAGWLVKKLLDEGYTVHAAVRNPDKKEKVQHLDKIASESPGSIKYFKSDLLVDGSYDEAMKDCELVFHTASPFVLDVKNPQKDLIEPAVNGTKNVLDSVNRTPTVKRVVVTSSCAAIYSDADECAQYPNGEITEEIWNTTATLDHQPYSLSKTLAEKKAWEMEKAQDRWELVTINPSFVMGPFLNPNATTSESFSIVKQMGDGTFKMGAPRMGIGVIDVRDLAEAHFRAGTYPEAKGRHIISAHNTDFYEMGSSLLPKFGDDYPLPKKVAPKWLIWLIGPMINKGMTRKMISKNIGHKWKANNSKSIQELGMSYRPLKETMEDSFQVLVDNKII; encoded by the coding sequence ATGACGACAATTGATAAAACAAAACCCGTATTGGTAACTGGAGCTACAGGGTACGTAGCTGGATGGTTAGTTAAAAAACTACTGGATGAAGGATATACCGTGCATGCAGCAGTAAGAAATCCTGATAAAAAAGAAAAGGTACAGCACCTGGATAAGATAGCTTCAGAATCACCAGGAAGCATTAAATACTTTAAATCAGATCTGCTTGTTGATGGATCCTATGATGAAGCCATGAAGGATTGTGAACTGGTCTTTCACACCGCATCACCATTTGTGCTAGACGTTAAAAATCCACAGAAAGATTTAATAGAACCTGCGGTCAACGGCACAAAAAATGTACTGGATTCAGTGAATAGAACGCCCACTGTAAAGAGAGTAGTGGTAACCAGCAGTTGCGCGGCTATCTATTCAGATGCAGATGAATGTGCTCAATACCCGAATGGGGAAATAACTGAAGAGATTTGGAATACAACAGCCACCTTAGATCATCAGCCTTACTCATTATCTAAAACACTTGCTGAAAAGAAAGCCTGGGAAATGGAAAAAGCTCAGGACAGGTGGGAGCTGGTAACAATTAATCCGAGTTTCGTTATGGGACCATTCTTAAACCCTAATGCTACAACATCTGAGAGTTTTAGTATTGTGAAACAAATGGGAGACGGAACGTTCAAGATGGGCGCACCTAGAATGGGAATCGGTGTAATCGATGTCAGAGACCTTGCAGAGGCACATTTTAGAGCAGGAACTTATCCTGAGGCCAAAGGACGACATATTATTAGTGCGCACAACACCGACTTTTATGAAATGGGATCATCACTATTACCCAAATTCGGTGATGACTATCCGTTGCCAAAGAAAGTTGCTCCGAAATGGTTGATCTGGTTAATTGGTCCTATGATCAATAAAGGAATGACAAGAAAAATGATCTCCAAGAACATTGGACACAAATGGAAGGCGAATAATTCGAAAAGTATCCAAGAACTGGGAATGAGCTACCGACCTCTAAAAGAAACCATGGAAGACTCTTTTCAAGTATTGGTGGATAACAAGATTATTTAA
- a CDS encoding YchJ family protein: protein MSVTCPCGTELSYENCCGVFHEDITKVQTAEQLMRSRYTAFVKANGDYLMESHHSTTRPSQQKYEIVKWAMSVKWLKLEIEKVIGGERNDEEGEVIFNAYYMERFRNKRLHEHSKFVKENGYWVYLGIVQD, encoded by the coding sequence ATGTCAGTAACTTGTCCATGTGGAACTGAATTGTCCTATGAAAACTGCTGTGGAGTCTTTCATGAGGATATAACAAAGGTCCAGACGGCAGAGCAATTGATGCGATCACGTTACACAGCCTTTGTAAAAGCGAATGGTGACTACTTAATGGAAAGTCACCACTCCACAACCAGGCCATCCCAACAGAAGTATGAAATCGTAAAATGGGCGATGTCTGTTAAGTGGTTGAAACTTGAAATAGAAAAAGTGATAGGAGGGGAGCGAAATGATGAAGAGGGAGAAGTTATCTTCAATGCTTACTACATGGAGCGATTCAGGAACAAGCGTTTACATGAACATTCTAAATTTGTAAAGGAGAATGGGTATTGGGTGTATTTAGGAATTGTTCAAGATTAA
- a CDS encoding ABC transporter ATP-binding protein has product MTKHHLKAFCQLEGFFIADYCQVLAAEIPYFSIMKAIEFNNLTKYYGNSLGMKDVTFEVEQGEVFGFIGPNGAGKSTAIRTLLGLLKPTSGSAKVLGMDSEKQGAELRKKIGYLPSEVNYYAEMTSRELLAYSAGFYESVDLKEIDRLAEHFELDLDKEIEDLSFGNKKKCAIVQCLLHKPELLILDEPTSGLDPLMQNRFFDLLEELNKQGTTIFFSSHVLSEIQRMCDRAAVIRKGEIIAVEHIQHLLEKQMKKVKLTLSDDQALTQFPDGAQNEKQLGNKVTFEYLGGINPLLDWLSSCELQDLVMEEPDLESIFMNYYKR; this is encoded by the coding sequence ATGACTAAACACCATCTGAAAGCCTTCTGTCAATTAGAAGGCTTTTTTATTGCTGATTATTGTCAGGTTCTAGCTGCTGAAATTCCTTACTTTAGTATTATGAAAGCAATTGAGTTTAACAACCTTACGAAGTACTACGGCAATTCGTTGGGCATGAAAGACGTCACTTTTGAGGTTGAACAAGGAGAGGTTTTTGGTTTTATCGGACCAAACGGAGCTGGAAAATCAACGGCAATAAGAACGTTGCTCGGATTACTTAAACCTACTTCTGGGTCTGCAAAAGTTTTAGGTATGGATTCAGAGAAGCAGGGAGCTGAGCTACGCAAGAAGATTGGCTATTTGCCTTCAGAGGTGAACTACTATGCAGAAATGACTTCCAGGGAACTATTAGCTTATTCGGCTGGTTTTTATGAAAGTGTAGATCTGAAGGAAATAGACCGCCTTGCCGAACACTTTGAGTTAGATCTGGATAAGGAGATTGAAGATCTTTCTTTTGGAAATAAGAAGAAGTGTGCGATTGTTCAATGCTTACTGCACAAACCTGAGCTTTTGATTTTAGATGAGCCTACTTCTGGGTTGGATCCGCTCATGCAAAACAGATTTTTTGATTTATTGGAAGAGTTAAATAAACAAGGCACTACCATTTTTTTTAGTTCGCATGTGCTTTCAGAGATTCAGAGAATGTGCGACCGTGCAGCTGTAATCCGAAAAGGTGAAATCATAGCTGTTGAGCATATTCAGCATTTGCTGGAAAAGCAAATGAAAAAAGTGAAGTTAACCCTTTCAGATGATCAAGCTTTGACGCAGTTTCCTGATGGTGCTCAGAATGAGAAGCAACTTGGTAACAAAGTAACATTTGAATACTTAGGAGGTATCAATCCATTGCTAGATTGGCTTTCATCCTGCGAGTTGCAAGATCTCGTGATGGAAGAACCTGATTTGGAATCTATCTTCATGAATTATTACAAAAGATAA